One Tomitella gaofuii DNA segment encodes these proteins:
- a CDS encoding class II aldolase/adducin family protein yields the protein MPELDVREEIVLLGRTLWAEGYCDHLAGHITVNMGDGTLLCNPWLLTWEEMMPGDVLRIDLDGNVIEGDWPVPLGIPLHLALHVARPEVQYAVHNHSEYGTVWSDLTAVPPAYDQSSSLGGGEVVLVDEYEGAVNSREAADAAVRAIGDADRAILGGHGVFVIGDTARAAFLRAVALEQRAKNAWMVRVAGGPEKSSLPDWWMDRQANSDGNGYHGFWEAAVRKALRDEPALAAEVLGRQR from the coding sequence ATGCCGGAGCTCGATGTGCGCGAGGAGATCGTGCTGCTGGGCCGCACGCTGTGGGCGGAAGGGTACTGCGATCACCTGGCCGGGCACATCACGGTGAACATGGGCGACGGGACGCTGCTGTGCAACCCGTGGCTGCTCACCTGGGAGGAGATGATGCCCGGGGACGTGCTGCGCATCGACCTCGACGGCAACGTCATCGAGGGTGATTGGCCGGTGCCGCTGGGGATCCCCCTGCACTTGGCGCTGCACGTGGCCCGCCCCGAGGTGCAGTACGCGGTGCACAATCATTCCGAGTACGGCACGGTGTGGAGCGACCTCACGGCGGTTCCGCCTGCGTACGACCAGAGCTCGAGCCTCGGCGGCGGCGAGGTGGTGCTCGTGGACGAGTACGAGGGGGCCGTGAACAGTCGTGAGGCCGCGGATGCGGCGGTGCGCGCGATCGGCGATGCCGATCGGGCGATCCTGGGCGGGCACGGGGTGTTCGTCATCGGGGACACCGCGCGGGCGGCATTCCTGCGCGCGGTGGCGCTGGAGCAGCGGGCGAAGAACGCGTGGATGGTGCGGGTGGCGGGCGGCCCGGAGAAGTCGTCGCTGCCGGACTGGTGGATGGATCGGCAGGCCAACAGCGACGGCAACGGCTACCACGGGTTCTGGGAGGCGGCCGTGCGCAAGGCCCTCCGGGACGAACCCGCACTCGCGGCGGAGGTGCTCGGGCGGCAGCGATGA